The proteins below are encoded in one region of Methanomassiliicoccus luminyensis B10:
- a CDS encoding phage tail sheath family protein, with protein MDRLSYPSVHVQQIPCNAQPLTGAPTSVAAFIGRTSTGPVDKAVRVRSWSEFTNTFGGALPGSELSVSIRLFFENGGTECQVVRVGGDEPIAADVLGSKSARTGMYALDAVSDVNILILPSDTEIDLSGAWAPASQYCARRGAFLLIDPPAGWTRAGRAEAAHNPYLVDELRRGADQDHCAAFYPRLMVSDEGEARAVGPSGAVAGLMARTDAEKGVWASMAGLGADLRSVDRLEVELDEREVNNLTVQGVNPLLRKNGKCVSWGNFTFRSLFEPPTGLRYIPVARTKMFLEGSVRRGTQWTAFELNDEVLWAKVRTHVTEFMLRLWRFNAFVGDAPSQSFYVKCDAETTAIEDRARGVLNLQVGFAPLRPAEFLVIRVQCQAVPAAPPAPTVVRPTLNVGRVISSSGRTTNPGSRTYP; from the coding sequence TACCTTGTAATGCACAGCCCCTTACCGGAGCGCCCACGTCCGTCGCGGCGTTCATAGGCCGCACTTCCACCGGACCGGTGGACAAGGCGGTTCGAGTGCGTAGCTGGAGCGAGTTCACCAACACCTTCGGGGGAGCGCTCCCCGGGAGCGAGCTGAGCGTGAGCATCCGCCTGTTCTTCGAGAACGGGGGGACCGAATGCCAGGTGGTCCGGGTGGGAGGGGACGAGCCGATAGCGGCCGACGTCCTTGGCAGCAAGAGCGCAAGGACCGGCATGTACGCGCTGGACGCGGTCAGCGACGTCAACATATTGATCCTTCCGAGCGATACCGAGATCGACCTATCCGGGGCATGGGCCCCGGCATCCCAGTACTGCGCCCGGCGGGGCGCCTTCCTTCTCATAGATCCCCCGGCCGGATGGACCAGGGCCGGACGCGCCGAGGCGGCCCACAACCCGTACCTTGTCGACGAACTCCGTCGCGGGGCCGATCAGGACCATTGCGCGGCGTTCTATCCCCGCCTGATGGTAAGTGATGAAGGTGAGGCAAGGGCCGTGGGCCCCTCTGGAGCGGTGGCCGGGCTGATGGCCAGGACCGACGCCGAAAAGGGAGTATGGGCTTCCATGGCCGGCCTGGGGGCCGACCTGCGCTCCGTCGACCGCCTGGAAGTGGAGCTGGACGAACGGGAGGTCAACAATCTCACCGTCCAGGGAGTGAACCCTCTGCTTCGGAAGAACGGCAAGTGCGTATCGTGGGGCAATTTCACCTTCCGCAGTCTCTTCGAACCCCCCACCGGGCTGAGGTACATCCCCGTTGCCCGGACCAAGATGTTCTTAGAGGGATCGGTGCGCCGCGGGACCCAGTGGACAGCGTTCGAGCTGAACGACGAGGTGCTGTGGGCCAAGGTCAGGACCCATGTCACCGAGTTCATGCTGCGGCTGTGGCGCTTCAACGCGTTCGTCGGGGATGCTCCCAGCCAGTCGTTCTACGTCAAGTGCGACGCCGAGACCACTGCCATCGAGGACCGGGCCCGGGGGGTCCTGAACCTCCAGGTCGGCTTTGCCCCACTGAGGCCCGCCGAGTTCCTGGTGATCAGGGTTCAGTGCCAGGCCGTTCCCGCCGCGCCCCCTGCGCCGACGGTGGTCAGGCCCACGCTGAACGTCGGAAGGGTCATATCTTCTTCCGGCAGAACCACCAATCCAGGCAGCCGGACCTATCCTTGA
- a CDS encoding peroxiredoxin has product MSEDAAEPKLQRVCIPSIGEAFPKIKVKTTMGPISLPDHFAGKWFLLFSHPADFTPVCTTEFSSFAMNHQKFRELNCELIGLSADSLFSHIKWVEWIKEKLDVEITFPIIADSLREISSMFGTIHPHPDGGAIRACFFVNPKGKIASVLFYPKGVGRNIEELLRVVKALKVVEEHGVVTPANWPENEFIGSDVLERPPTDVKGAMAIKDRSGCLDWWFCRKKI; this is encoded by the coding sequence ATGTCCGAAGATGCCGCCGAACCAAAGCTTCAGAGAGTGTGCATCCCCAGCATAGGGGAGGCGTTCCCGAAGATCAAGGTGAAGACCACGATGGGTCCCATATCCCTGCCGGACCATTTCGCCGGAAAGTGGTTCCTGCTGTTCAGCCACCCCGCGGACTTCACCCCAGTGTGCACGACGGAGTTCTCCTCGTTTGCCATGAACCACCAGAAGTTCCGCGAGCTCAACTGCGAGCTCATCGGGCTGTCCGCTGATTCCCTATTCTCGCACATAAAGTGGGTGGAGTGGATCAAGGAGAAGCTGGACGTGGAGATCACCTTTCCCATCATCGCAGATTCCCTCAGAGAGATATCCAGCATGTTCGGCACCATCCACCCCCACCCGGACGGAGGGGCGATAAGGGCGTGCTTTTTCGTGAACCCCAAGGGCAAGATCGCCTCGGTGCTGTTCTACCCCAAGGGCGTGGGGCGGAACATCGAGGAACTCCTTCGGGTCGTCAAGGCCCTCAAAGTGGTGGAGGAGCACGGCGTGGTCACCCCGGCCAACTGGCCCGAGAACGAGTTCATCGGCTCCGATGTCCTGGAGCGCCCGCCCACCGACGTCAAGGGCGCCATGGCCATCAAGGATAGGTCCGGCTGCCTGGATTGGTGGTTCTGCCGGAAGAAGATATGA